In the Micromonospora narathiwatensis genome, one interval contains:
- a CDS encoding M16 family metallopeptidase, with translation MTATVETGTRPLPPLGPTRKLKVPTQAERTLANGLTVIAVRRQAIPLVELRLWMPFGRTHLARGAMLAQTILSGTATHTATQIAAELQKVGGGLSAGIDPDRLMLSGASLVTGLGRMLELLADVLTGATYPGDWVETERDRLVDRIQVARSQPAHLARTALLKRIYGKHPYAVQTPEPDEVRTVRSPVLRRLHAERVHPAGAVLVLVGDVQPERALDAAEQALAGWDGAGNVAELPPAPPLEPGPLLLVDRPGSVQSSLRIALPAVPRTHPDHAALQLANLLFGGYFSSRWVENIREDKGYTYGPHSVVEHSVAGSVLIAAAEVATEVTAPALLETTYELGRLAALPPKPEELEQARQYALGTLQLGMSTQAGLASLTSAYAGNGLRLDFLAEHAARLAKATVDDVAEAAARYLAPAKAVTVILGDAERIAGPLATLTEVRTEAA, from the coding sequence GTGACGGCAACCGTGGAGACCGGGACCCGGCCGCTGCCGCCGCTCGGCCCCACCCGCAAGCTCAAGGTGCCCACGCAGGCCGAGCGCACGCTCGCCAACGGGCTCACCGTGATCGCCGTACGCCGGCAGGCGATTCCGCTGGTCGAGCTGCGGCTGTGGATGCCGTTCGGGCGTACCCACCTGGCGCGCGGCGCGATGCTCGCGCAGACCATCCTCTCGGGTACGGCGACGCACACCGCGACCCAGATCGCGGCCGAGTTGCAGAAGGTCGGCGGCGGGCTCTCCGCCGGGATCGATCCGGACCGGCTGATGCTCTCCGGGGCCAGCCTGGTCACCGGCCTGGGCCGGATGCTGGAGCTGCTCGCCGACGTGCTGACCGGGGCCACGTACCCGGGGGACTGGGTGGAGACCGAGCGGGACCGGTTGGTCGACCGTATCCAGGTCGCCCGGAGCCAGCCCGCCCACCTGGCCCGGACCGCGCTGCTGAAGCGGATCTACGGCAAGCACCCGTACGCGGTGCAGACCCCCGAGCCGGACGAGGTCCGGACGGTCCGTTCACCGGTGCTGCGCCGGCTGCACGCCGAGCGGGTGCACCCGGCCGGCGCGGTGCTGGTGCTGGTCGGCGACGTGCAGCCGGAACGGGCCCTGGACGCCGCCGAGCAGGCGCTCGCCGGCTGGGACGGGGCCGGGAACGTCGCCGAGCTGCCGCCCGCGCCGCCGCTGGAGCCCGGCCCGCTGCTGTTGGTCGACCGGCCCGGCTCGGTGCAGTCCTCGCTGCGGATCGCCCTGCCGGCGGTGCCCCGCACCCATCCCGACCACGCCGCCCTGCAACTGGCCAACCTGCTCTTCGGCGGCTACTTCTCCTCCCGCTGGGTGGAGAACATCCGGGAGGACAAGGGCTACACGTACGGGCCGCACTCGGTGGTGGAGCATTCGGTGGCCGGGTCGGTGCTGATCGCCGCCGCCGAGGTGGCCACCGAGGTCACCGCGCCCGCGCTGCTGGAGACGACGTACGAGCTGGGGCGCCTCGCCGCCCTGCCGCCGAAGCCGGAGGAACTGGAGCAGGCCCGCCAGTACGCCCTCGGCACGCTCCAGCTCGGCATGTCGACCCAGGCCGGGCTGGCGTCGCTGACCAGCGCGTACGCCGGCAACGGGCTGCGGCTGGACTTCCTCGCCGAGCACGCCGCCCGGTTGGCGAAGGCGACCGTGGACGATGTGGCCGAGGCGGCGGCGCGCTACCTCGCCCCGGCGAAGGCGGTCACCGTGATCCTCGGTGACGCCGAGCGGATCGCGGGGCCGCTGGCCACGCTCACCGAGGTCCGGACGGAGGCGGCGTGA
- a CDS encoding M16 family metallopeptidase: protein MPPRARIPATKYPVERFTLDNGLRVVLTPDRSAPVIGVAVVYDVGIRSEPEGRTGFAHLFEHLMFQGSENLEKLAHFRHVQGAGGTFNGSTHLDYTDYFETLPSNALERALFLEADRMRGPRLTEENLRNQVDVVKEEIRVNVLNRPYGGFPWLTLPPVMFDTFPNAHDGYGSFDDLESATVADAADFFRRYYASGNAVLAVSGDIDVAEATTLIERHFGDVPARPAPRRPDFAEPDLTAERRTSYTDRLAPLPAVAGAWRVPDPVTDFAGYLPYVVLAEVLTDGDASRLVERLVQRDRTVTSIGGYLGFMGDPFDVRDPTALLLQAHLPPGGDVDKVLRTIDEELDRLATDGLTEGELARTQARMATHLLRDTDAVLGRALRMAVLEQQRGEPGVLNELPRLVGEVTEEQLLAAAATLRPERRASIEVIAGGAQ from the coding sequence GTGCCGCCGAGAGCGAGAATTCCAGCGACGAAGTACCCGGTCGAGCGGTTCACCCTCGACAACGGCCTGCGGGTGGTGCTCACCCCCGACCGCAGCGCCCCGGTGATCGGGGTGGCGGTGGTCTACGACGTCGGCATCCGGTCCGAGCCGGAGGGCCGCACCGGCTTCGCCCACCTCTTCGAACACCTGATGTTCCAGGGCTCGGAGAACCTGGAGAAGCTGGCCCACTTCCGGCACGTCCAGGGCGCCGGGGGCACCTTCAACGGCTCCACGCACCTGGACTACACCGACTACTTCGAGACCCTGCCGAGCAACGCGCTGGAACGGGCGCTCTTCCTGGAGGCCGACCGGATGCGCGGCCCTCGGCTGACCGAGGAGAACCTGCGCAACCAGGTCGACGTGGTCAAGGAGGAGATCCGGGTCAACGTGCTCAACCGGCCGTACGGCGGATTTCCCTGGCTGACCCTGCCGCCGGTCATGTTCGACACCTTCCCCAACGCGCACGACGGCTACGGCTCCTTCGACGACCTGGAGTCGGCCACCGTCGCTGACGCCGCCGACTTCTTCCGGCGCTACTACGCCAGCGGCAACGCCGTCCTCGCCGTCAGCGGAGACATCGACGTGGCCGAGGCGACCACGCTGATCGAGCGGCACTTCGGCGACGTGCCGGCCCGGCCGGCCCCGCGCCGGCCCGACTTCGCCGAGCCGGACCTGACCGCCGAGCGGCGCACCTCGTACACCGACAGGCTGGCCCCGCTGCCGGCGGTGGCCGGGGCGTGGCGGGTGCCCGACCCGGTGACCGACTTCGCCGGCTACCTGCCGTACGTGGTGCTGGCCGAGGTGCTCACCGACGGTGACGCGTCCCGGCTGGTCGAGCGGCTGGTCCAGCGGGACCGCACGGTCACCAGTATCGGTGGCTACCTCGGCTTCATGGGCGACCCGTTCGACGTGCGCGACCCCACCGCGCTGCTGCTCCAGGCCCACCTGCCGCCCGGCGGCGACGTCGACAAGGTGCTGCGCACCATCGACGAGGAACTGGACCGGCTCGCCACCGACGGGCTGACCGAGGGGGAGCTGGCGCGCACGCAGGCCCGGATGGCCACCCACCTGCTACGGGACACCGACGCGGTGCTCGGCCGGGCGCTGCGGATGGCCGTGCTCGAACAGCAGCGCGGCGAGCCGGGCGTGCTCAACGAACTGCCCCGGCTGGTCGGCGAGGTGACCGAGGAGCAGCTCCTCGCTGCCGCCGCCACCCTGCGGCCGGAGCGCCGCGCGTCCATCGAGGTCATCGCCGGGGGTGCCCAGTGA
- a CDS encoding ABC transporter substrate-binding protein — translation MRRLPFRRLLSVATLAVVGAATLGTTAACGDDTDAAGGSGPVTLRLGYFPNITHAPAVVGVEKGIFTEKLGSGVKLETTTFNAGPSAIEAIFSGAIDVTYIGPNPTVNAFSKSKGEAIRVISGAASGGVALVVKPEITSAEQLRGKKIATPQLGNTQDVALRYWLKEKGLTATKEGGGDVKVVPQENAQTVETFNSGAIDGAWVPEPFVSRLVNAGGKVLIDERDLWPDKKFVITNLIVSTKFLKSHPDVVKKLVEGQVAANEFVNTKPDEAQQAVSDHIGKITGKPLDLKLIKQAWPTLEFTNDPIPASLKTGLDHAVAVELTQPVDLNGLYDLKFLNEVLKAQGKAEVTQP, via the coding sequence ATGAGACGGCTCCCTTTCCGTCGGCTACTCTCCGTCGCGACCCTTGCCGTGGTCGGCGCGGCCACCCTGGGCACCACGGCGGCCTGCGGCGACGACACCGACGCCGCAGGCGGGTCCGGTCCGGTGACGCTGCGCCTCGGCTACTTCCCCAACATCACCCACGCGCCGGCGGTGGTCGGCGTGGAGAAGGGGATCTTCACCGAGAAGCTCGGCAGCGGCGTCAAGCTGGAGACCACCACCTTCAACGCCGGCCCGTCCGCCATCGAGGCGATCTTCTCCGGGGCGATCGACGTGACGTACATCGGTCCGAACCCGACCGTGAACGCCTTCTCCAAGTCCAAGGGTGAGGCGATCCGGGTCATCTCCGGCGCCGCCTCCGGCGGCGTCGCCCTGGTGGTCAAGCCGGAGATCACCTCGGCGGAGCAGTTGCGCGGCAAGAAGATCGCCACCCCGCAGCTCGGCAACACCCAGGACGTGGCGTTGCGCTACTGGCTCAAGGAGAAGGGCCTCACCGCCACCAAGGAGGGCGGCGGCGACGTCAAGGTCGTCCCGCAGGAGAACGCGCAGACGGTGGAGACCTTCAACAGCGGTGCGATCGACGGCGCCTGGGTGCCGGAGCCGTTCGTCTCCCGACTGGTCAACGCCGGCGGCAAGGTGCTGATCGACGAGCGCGACCTCTGGCCGGACAAGAAGTTCGTGATCACCAACCTGATCGTCAGCACCAAGTTCCTGAAGTCCCACCCCGACGTGGTGAAGAAGCTGGTCGAGGGGCAGGTCGCCGCGAACGAGTTCGTCAACACCAAGCCGGACGAGGCCCAGCAGGCCGTCTCCGACCACATCGGCAAGATCACCGGCAAGCCGCTGGACCTCAAGCTGATCAAGCAGGCGTGGCCCACCCTGGAGTTCACCAACGACCCGATCCCGGCCTCGCTGAAGACCGGCCTGGACCACGCGGTCGCCGTCGAGCTGACCCAGCCGGTCGACCTGAACGGCCTCTACGATCTGAAGTTCCTCAACGAGGTGCTCAAGGCGCAGGGCAAGGCCGAGGTCACCCAGCCATGA
- a CDS encoding ABC transporter ATP-binding protein encodes MTSATTSPRSATGSVALRGVTKVYGQGEHAVLALDGVSLDVDPGEFVCLVGASGCGKSTLLNLVAGLDRVSGGGIELSDGVNPGLMFQEPALFPWLTVEANVEVPLKLRGLPRAERKARVAELLRTVHLADFGRKRPHQLSGGMRQRVALARTLALDTPVLLMDEPFGALDAMTRDILHDELERIWSERKLTVLFVTHNVREAARLADRIILLSSRPGRIIWSTRVDVPRPRRIDSPEIATIAAEVTERLRTEVGRHGQ; translated from the coding sequence ATGACGTCGGCCACGACGAGCCCGCGCAGCGCGACCGGCTCGGTCGCGCTGCGCGGCGTGACAAAGGTGTACGGCCAGGGCGAGCACGCCGTCCTGGCCCTGGACGGGGTGTCGCTGGACGTCGACCCCGGCGAGTTCGTCTGCCTGGTCGGCGCCTCCGGCTGCGGCAAGAGCACCCTGCTCAACCTGGTGGCCGGTCTGGACCGGGTCAGCGGCGGCGGGATCGAGCTGAGCGACGGCGTCAACCCCGGCCTGATGTTCCAGGAACCGGCCCTGTTCCCGTGGCTCACCGTCGAGGCGAACGTCGAGGTGCCGCTCAAGCTGCGCGGGCTGCCCCGGGCCGAGCGCAAGGCCAGGGTCGCCGAGCTGCTGCGCACGGTCCACCTGGCCGACTTCGGTCGCAAGCGCCCGCACCAGCTCTCCGGCGGCATGCGGCAGCGGGTCGCGCTGGCCCGTACCCTCGCCCTGGACACGCCGGTGCTGCTGATGGACGAGCCGTTCGGCGCGCTCGACGCGATGACCCGGGACATCCTGCACGACGAGCTGGAACGGATCTGGTCCGAGCGGAAGCTCACCGTGCTCTTCGTGACCCACAACGTCCGTGAGGCGGCCCGCCTCGCCGACCGGATCATCCTGCTCTCCAGCCGACCCGGCCGGATCATCTGGTCCACCCGCGTCGACGTGCCCCGGCCCCGCCGGATCGATTCCCCGGAGATCGCGACCATCGCCGCCGAGGTCACCGAACGGCTGCGTACGGAGGTGGGCCGCCATGGCCAGTGA
- a CDS encoding ABC transporter permease, giving the protein MASDTLAGSSRTDAEITGLDALEIAGREQGPTRLRRAWSALWPKLAALALAVAIWQAVVWTGWKEEWVLPGPATVFADLGHYLASSALWDGLATTGRRAAIGFAAAVAVGLVLGLAVARVKVLRAALGSMITALQTMPSIAWFPLAILLFQLSEQAIFFVVVLGAAPSVANGVIHGVDYLPPLLVRAGRNLGARGLNLYRYVIAPAALPAIVAGLKQGWAFAWRSLMAGELLVVIATRTSIGAQLTYARELSEAARLMSIMIVILVVGLGVDAAFGAADKAIRRRWGVLDQAGN; this is encoded by the coding sequence ATGGCCAGTGACACGCTCGCCGGGTCCTCGCGTACCGACGCGGAGATCACCGGCCTGGACGCCCTGGAGATCGCGGGCCGCGAGCAGGGCCCGACCCGACTGCGCCGGGCCTGGTCGGCGCTGTGGCCGAAACTTGCCGCGCTGGCCCTGGCCGTCGCGATCTGGCAGGCCGTGGTCTGGACCGGCTGGAAGGAGGAGTGGGTCCTGCCCGGCCCGGCGACGGTCTTCGCCGACCTCGGCCACTACCTGGCCAGCTCGGCGCTCTGGGACGGCCTGGCCACCACCGGCCGGCGGGCCGCGATCGGCTTCGCCGCGGCTGTCGCGGTCGGGCTGGTGCTCGGCCTGGCGGTGGCCCGGGTGAAGGTGCTCCGGGCCGCGCTCGGCTCGATGATCACCGCGCTGCAGACCATGCCGTCGATCGCCTGGTTCCCGCTGGCCATCCTGCTCTTCCAGCTCAGCGAGCAGGCGATCTTCTTCGTGGTGGTGCTCGGCGCGGCGCCGTCGGTCGCCAACGGCGTCATCCACGGCGTCGACTACCTGCCGCCGCTGCTGGTCCGCGCCGGTCGTAATCTCGGCGCCCGGGGACTCAACCTCTACCGGTACGTCATCGCGCCGGCCGCGCTGCCCGCCATCGTGGCCGGGCTCAAGCAGGGCTGGGCGTTCGCCTGGCGCAGCCTGATGGCCGGCGAGCTGCTGGTGGTCATCGCCACCCGCACCTCGATCGGCGCGCAGCTCACCTACGCCCGGGAACTCAGCGAAGCGGCCCGGCTGATGTCGATCATGATCGTCATCCTGGTGGTGGGACTCGGCGTGGACGCCGCCTTCGGCGCGGCCGACAAGGCGATCCGGCGCCGGTGGGGCGTGCTGGACCAGGCCGGCAACTGA
- a CDS encoding RrF2 family transcriptional regulator: MYVSARADYALRAMLAVADAAGSRDGGEYGDGELVKAAALAESQDIPLSFLQGILLELRRAGLLHSHRGTEGGYALTRPAAEISVGDVLRAVGGALTSVRGLPADHAGYHGVAVGLRDVWLAVDGAIALVVDRTTLADLLGDRTPTV; the protein is encoded by the coding sequence GTGTACGTCTCAGCGCGCGCCGACTACGCGCTCCGGGCCATGCTCGCCGTCGCCGACGCCGCCGGGTCCCGCGACGGCGGCGAGTACGGCGACGGCGAGCTGGTGAAGGCGGCGGCCCTGGCCGAGAGTCAGGACATCCCGCTCAGCTTCCTTCAGGGCATCCTGCTCGAACTGCGCCGGGCCGGGCTGCTGCACAGCCACCGCGGCACCGAGGGCGGATACGCGCTCACCCGCCCCGCGGCCGAGATCAGCGTGGGCGACGTCCTGCGCGCGGTCGGCGGGGCGCTCACCAGCGTCCGGGGTCTGCCGGCCGATCATGCCGGCTATCACGGGGTGGCCGTCGGGCTGCGGGACGTCTGGCTGGCGGTCGACGGGGCGATCGCGCTGGTGGTCGACCGGACCACCCTCGCCGACCTGCTGGGCGACCGCACACCGACGGTCTGA
- the cspE gene encoding transcription antiterminator/RNA stability regulator CspE has translation MAIGTVKWFNADKGFGFITPDGGGADVFAHFSAIQSSGYRSLDENQRVEFEVTQGQKGPQAENIRPL, from the coding sequence ATGGCCATCGGCACTGTCAAGTGGTTCAACGCTGACAAGGGCTTCGGCTTCATCACCCCGGACGGCGGCGGCGCCGACGTCTTCGCCCACTTCTCCGCCATCCAGTCGTCCGGCTACCGCTCGCTGGACGAGAACCAGCGGGTCGAGTTCGAGGTGACCCAGGGCCAGAAGGGCCCGCAGGCGGAGAACATCCGCCCGCTCTGA
- a CDS encoding ATP-dependent helicase, giving the protein MTSQPTLFGAAATPAPRTADAGPRYTPVELAKLLRLPAPTREQAAIIAAPVEPLLVVAGAGSGKTETMAARVVWLVANQYVRPEQVLGLTFTRKAAGELAHRVRTRLDQLIRRLGRQGRDPHDDPLAGEPTVSTYHSYAGRIVTEHGLRAGYEPTTRLLTEASRWQLVDLLVRNYDGDMSEVDRMPSTVTDAVLALAGELDEHLVDPDELAAWTGRFFADVQSRPGRVYADVKKALQVQRTRLKLLPLVRAYARRKDDFEAMDFADQLARAARVARDHPGVGVIERDRFRVVLLDEYQDTSHAQVVLLNALFGGGHPVTAVGDPCQSIYGWRGASAGTLDRFPTDFARADGTPAPALGLTTSWRNRPEILGVANALSVPLRAAGARVPELRAALSVKDPIPHRSPRGQAAGTVHCALLETYADEAEWIAESVLAAWRGAAGMPNALPEHIPVPYRPTTAVLVRLRSQIPAIESALRARGLPVEVVGLGGLLDTPEVRDVVCTLRVLADPTDGAALLRLLTGARWRIGPRDLVALHRRAKGIARARRELAGDGGPEITVDALDEATLVEALADLGPAQAYSAEGYARLRSYGMELALLRYRLDQSLPELIADIERTIGLDVEVAVRAGRDGTGDAGLARGHLDALGDVAARFSGETPGATLAGFLAYLAAAEDEERGLTPGEVEVVEGAVQILTAHAAKGLEWDVVAAAGLTRGVWPGPVRNSDHWLGGLGVLPFPLRGDADGLPELGLAEAEDQRGVARAVEDFTDAWRAHDEREERRLAYVAVTRPRRLLLCSGYWWGDGTKRFRGPSVFLREVHDACLDGAAGHLVDEWAPEPAGDAVNPTTEVVLRTEWPADPLGARRPALAGAAALVRRHLADPEAAHREVSGDDDAREDDPEVARWRREADLLLAEQAELARRAEAVEIELPGHMSVTQLVALRRDPVALARALRRPLPAEPNPYARRGTAFHTWLEQRFGGDRLLDVDELPGAADDDAAPDEALTELQERFLASEWAERVPVEVEVPFATVLAGVVVRGRMDAVFARPGGRYDVVDWKTGRQPTGREAEAAAVQLAVYRLAWAELAGVPVERVGAAFHYVRDGATVRPADLLDADGLTALIADVPETPSEAAPTHRP; this is encoded by the coding sequence GTGACGAGCCAACCGACCCTGTTCGGCGCCGCCGCCACCCCGGCCCCCCGGACCGCCGACGCCGGCCCGCGCTACACCCCGGTCGAGCTGGCGAAACTGCTCCGGCTGCCGGCGCCGACCCGGGAGCAGGCGGCGATCATCGCGGCGCCGGTGGAGCCGCTGCTGGTCGTCGCGGGCGCCGGGTCCGGCAAGACCGAGACGATGGCCGCCCGGGTGGTCTGGCTGGTCGCCAACCAGTACGTGCGACCCGAGCAGGTACTCGGCCTCACCTTCACCCGCAAGGCCGCCGGTGAGCTGGCGCACCGGGTGCGTACCCGGCTCGACCAGCTCATCCGCCGGCTGGGCCGGCAGGGTCGGGACCCGCACGACGACCCGCTGGCCGGCGAGCCGACCGTCTCCACCTACCACTCGTACGCCGGCCGGATCGTCACCGAGCACGGGCTGCGCGCCGGGTACGAGCCGACCACCCGGCTGCTCACCGAGGCGTCCCGCTGGCAGCTCGTCGACCTGCTGGTGCGCAACTACGACGGCGACATGTCCGAGGTGGACCGGATGCCCAGCACGGTCACCGACGCCGTGCTGGCCCTCGCCGGGGAGCTGGACGAGCACCTGGTCGACCCGGACGAGCTGGCCGCCTGGACCGGCCGCTTCTTCGCCGACGTGCAGTCCCGCCCCGGTCGGGTCTACGCGGACGTGAAGAAGGCGTTGCAGGTCCAGCGGACCCGGCTGAAGCTGCTGCCGCTGGTCCGGGCGTACGCCCGGCGCAAGGACGACTTCGAGGCGATGGACTTCGCCGACCAGCTCGCCCGGGCCGCGCGGGTGGCCCGGGACCATCCCGGCGTCGGGGTGATCGAGCGGGACCGGTTCCGGGTGGTGCTGCTCGACGAATACCAGGACACCAGCCACGCCCAGGTGGTGCTGCTCAACGCGCTCTTCGGCGGCGGCCACCCGGTCACCGCCGTCGGCGACCCCTGCCAGTCCATCTACGGCTGGCGCGGCGCCAGCGCCGGCACGCTGGACCGGTTCCCCACCGACTTCGCGCGCGCCGACGGCACCCCGGCCCCGGCGCTCGGCCTCACCACGAGCTGGCGCAACCGGCCGGAGATCCTCGGCGTCGCCAACGCGCTCTCGGTGCCGCTGCGGGCGGCCGGCGCCCGGGTACCGGAACTGCGTGCGGCGCTGAGCGTCAAGGACCCGATCCCGCACCGCAGCCCGCGCGGGCAGGCCGCCGGCACCGTGCACTGCGCGCTCCTGGAGACGTACGCCGACGAGGCCGAGTGGATCGCGGAGAGCGTGCTCGCCGCCTGGCGCGGGGCGGCCGGGATGCCGAACGCGCTGCCCGAGCACATTCCGGTGCCGTACCGCCCCACCACCGCCGTGCTGGTCCGGCTGCGCAGCCAGATCCCCGCCATCGAGTCCGCGCTGCGCGCCCGGGGCCTGCCGGTCGAGGTGGTCGGGCTGGGCGGCCTGCTGGACACCCCCGAGGTCCGGGACGTGGTCTGCACGCTGCGGGTGCTCGCCGACCCCACCGACGGGGCGGCGCTGCTGCGCCTGCTCACCGGGGCGCGCTGGCGGATCGGCCCGCGCGACCTGGTCGCCCTGCACCGGCGGGCGAAGGGCATCGCGAGGGCCCGCCGGGAGCTGGCCGGCGACGGGGGGCCGGAGATCACCGTGGACGCCCTCGACGAGGCCACCCTCGTCGAGGCGCTCGCCGACCTGGGGCCGGCGCAGGCGTACTCGGCGGAGGGGTACGCGCGGCTGCGTTCGTACGGGATGGAGCTGGCGCTGCTGCGTTACCGGCTGGACCAGTCCCTGCCGGAGCTGATCGCGGACATCGAGCGGACCATCGGCCTGGACGTGGAGGTGGCGGTCCGGGCCGGCCGGGACGGCACCGGCGACGCCGGTCTGGCCCGTGGGCACCTGGACGCGCTCGGCGACGTCGCGGCCCGGTTCAGCGGCGAGACGCCCGGCGCGACCCTGGCCGGCTTCCTCGCCTACCTGGCGGCCGCCGAGGACGAGGAGCGCGGCCTGACGCCCGGCGAGGTCGAGGTGGTGGAGGGCGCGGTGCAGATCCTCACCGCGCACGCCGCCAAGGGCCTGGAGTGGGACGTGGTGGCGGCGGCCGGGCTGACCCGGGGCGTCTGGCCGGGGCCGGTGCGCAACTCCGACCACTGGCTCGGCGGGTTGGGCGTGCTGCCGTTCCCGCTGCGTGGCGACGCCGACGGGCTGCCCGAGCTGGGCCTGGCCGAGGCGGAGGACCAGCGCGGGGTGGCTCGGGCGGTGGAGGATTTCACCGACGCCTGGCGGGCGCACGACGAGCGGGAGGAACGCCGGCTGGCGTACGTGGCGGTGACCCGGCCCCGGCGGCTGCTGCTCTGCTCGGGTTACTGGTGGGGGGACGGGACGAAGCGGTTCCGCGGCCCCTCGGTGTTCCTGCGCGAGGTGCACGACGCCTGTCTGGACGGCGCGGCCGGGCATCTGGTCGACGAGTGGGCGCCCGAGCCGGCCGGGGACGCGGTGAACCCGACCACCGAGGTGGTGCTCCGAACGGAATGGCCGGCCGACCCGCTCGGCGCCCGTCGGCCGGCGCTGGCGGGGGCCGCCGCGCTGGTCCGCCGCCACCTCGCCGACCCGGAGGCGGCCCACCGGGAGGTGTCCGGGGACGACGATGCCCGGGAGGACGACCCCGAGGTGGCCCGGTGGCGGCGGGAGGCCGACCTGCTGCTGGCCGAGCAGGCGGAGCTGGCCCGTCGGGCCGAGGCGGTCGAGATCGAACTGCCGGGGCACATGTCGGTGACCCAGCTGGTGGCGCTGCGCCGCGACCCGGTGGCCCTGGCCCGGGCGCTGCGCCGGCCGCTGCCCGCCGAACCCAACCCGTACGCCCGGCGCGGCACCGCCTTCCACACCTGGTTGGAGCAGCGCTTCGGCGGTGACCGGCTGCTGGACGTGGACGAGCTGCCCGGCGCGGCGGACGACGACGCCGCGCCGGACGAGGCGCTCACCGAGCTTCAGGAGCGTTTCCTGGCCAGTGAGTGGGCCGAGCGGGTGCCGGTGGAGGTCGAGGTGCCGTTCGCCACCGTGCTCGCCGGCGTGGTGGTCCGGGGCCGGATGGACGCTGTCTTCGCCCGCCCCGGTGGCCGGTACGACGTGGTCGACTGGAAGACCGGCCGGCAGCCCACCGGGCGGGAAGCCGAGGCGGCGGCGGTGCAGCTCGCGGTCTACCGGCTGGCCTGGGCCGAGCTGGCCGGTGTGCCGGTCGAGCGGGTGGGGGCGGCCTTCCACTACGTCCGGGACGGGGCAACCGTCCGGCCGGCGGACCTGCTCGACGCCGACGGGCTGACCGCCCTGATCGCCGACGTGCCGGAGACTCCGAGCGAGGCCGCTCCGACCCACCGGCCCTGA